A stretch of the Aegilops tauschii subsp. strangulata cultivar AL8/78 chromosome 4, Aet v6.0, whole genome shotgun sequence genome encodes the following:
- the LOC141021208 gene encoding HMG1/2-like protein encodes MVVLVRCRCSGWRRRRWSTGLVVTKSKAEKDSNKPKHPQSAVLVLMDSFRKDSNIKLVSMVGKGGGEKWNYLESC; translated from the exons ATGGTGGTGCTTGTGCGATGCAGATGTTCGGGATGGCGGAGAAGGAGATGGAGTACCGG ACTTGTGGTGACGAAGAGCAAGGCCGAGAAGGACTCCAACAAGCCCAAGCACCCTCAGAGCGCCGTCTTAGTCCTCAT GGACAGCTTCAGGAAGGACTCCAACATCAAGCTTGTATCCATG GTTGGCAAGGGCGGTGGTGAGAAGTGGAACTATCTCGAGTCATGTT GA